From a region of the Desmodus rotundus isolate HL8 chromosome 7, HLdesRot8A.1, whole genome shotgun sequence genome:
- the LOC123479414 gene encoding ubiquitin-like protein 7: MTPPPPGCTALGALPSSVPGQPPRPRLPLRLLLLLLLWAAADTHGHARSGPRVSAVWRGGFLFEGLSDDEDDFHPRARSTPSSSTSSSRPASLGYSGAAGPRPITQSELATALALASTPESSSNTWHPGPLLWDLPHVLWCPVRDAHHQ, translated from the exons ATGACACCGCCTCCGCCCGGATGCACCGCCCTCGGCGCCCTGCCCTCCAGCGTCCCCGGCCAGCCGCCTCGGCCCCGGCTGCcgctgcggctgctgctgctgctgctgctctgggcgGCCGCCGACACCCACGGCCACGCGCGGAGCGGACCCCGCGTGTCCGCCGTCTGGAGAG GTGGCTTCCTCTTTGAAGGGCTCTCTGACGATGAGGACGACTTTCACCCA AGGGCCAGGTCCACGCCCTCTAGCAGCACCTCCAGCTCCcgcccagcctccctggggtacAGTGGAGCTGCTGGACCGCGGCCCATCACCCAGAGTGAGCTGGccactgccctggccctggccagcacCCCAGAGAGCAGCTCGAACACGTGGCACCCAG GGCCACTCCTCTGGGACCTCCCCCATGTCCTCTGGTGTCCAGTCAGGGACGCCCATCACCAATGA